From a single Paenibacillus sp. FSL W8-0426 genomic region:
- a CDS encoding NAD(P)/FAD-dependent oxidoreductase, protein MYDVLVVGAGQAGLATGYYLKEAGLNYLMIDAGSSIGDSWRNRYDSLQLFTPRAYDALPGLPLHGHKNTLPSKNEIADYLEDYAAFFKLPVVLNVLARRLWKKDGIFYLETTKGLFEARSIVIATGPFHRANIPDFSKQLPENVIQFHSSEYKNPLQLSPGSTLVVGGGNSGAQIAAEIALHAKQSVAISISGTIKYKPLYIMKRSIFWYFEKLGILRAGADTLRGAWLRKQPEYVYGYDLKKLVHKGKVRVYPRTLHVEGQRVIFEDRNELVVDNVIWATGFKQNYASWMDIEGALNSNGEAVHNEGVSPIDGLYFVGLPWQTARGSALIGWVKYDAERIVSHIKKSTS, encoded by the coding sequence ATGTATGATGTATTGGTTGTTGGAGCGGGGCAGGCGGGTTTAGCAACCGGCTACTATTTAAAGGAGGCCGGGCTGAATTATTTAATGATCGATGCAGGATCCTCCATTGGCGACTCTTGGCGTAATCGGTACGACTCTTTGCAATTGTTTACTCCGAGAGCATATGACGCGTTACCGGGACTGCCGCTTCATGGCCATAAAAATACGCTCCCAAGCAAAAATGAAATAGCGGACTACCTGGAAGATTATGCCGCTTTTTTTAAACTTCCCGTCGTTTTGAATGTTCTCGCCAGACGTTTGTGGAAAAAAGACGGCATTTTTTACCTTGAAACAACAAAAGGCCTGTTTGAGGCCCGGAGTATCGTCATTGCCACAGGACCTTTTCATAGGGCAAACATCCCTGATTTTTCAAAACAGTTACCCGAAAATGTAATTCAATTCCACTCCTCTGAGTACAAAAATCCTTTACAGCTATCACCAGGCAGCACACTCGTTGTAGGCGGCGGTAATTCAGGAGCACAAATCGCGGCCGAGATTGCATTGCATGCCAAACAATCCGTGGCCATATCGATTTCCGGAACAATAAAGTACAAACCTCTTTATATTATGAAACGAAGCATATTCTGGTATTTTGAAAAACTCGGGATTCTCCGAGCGGGTGCGGATACCTTAAGGGGAGCGTGGTTGCGCAAACAACCTGAATACGTTTATGGATATGATTTAAAAAAACTCGTGCATAAGGGGAAAGTCCGTGTGTACCCTCGGACATTGCATGTTGAAGGACAACGCGTCATTTTCGAGGACCGGAACGAACTCGTTGTGGATAATGTGATTTGGGCTACGGGATTTAAACAAAATTACGCCTCATGGATGGATATTGAGGGAGCACTTAACTCCAATGGTGAGGCTGTACATAACGAGGGAGTATCACCGATCGATGGCCTTTACTTTGTCGGATTACCTTGGCAAACAGCCAGGGGATCAGCACTTATAGGCTGGGTAAAATACGATGCAGAACGAATTGTTTCTCATATCAAAAAATCAACATCTTAG
- a CDS encoding GNAT family N-acetyltransferase: protein MIIREASKTDYPLLRQIYLESRRKSFHWANAEEMGLNDFDRDTVEEHILLAEEHSQILGFASLYLPDRFIHNLFVHPDFAGKGVGAQLLKKAIEKMGTPVTLKCVSENHKAMNFYEKCGWRKVVEEGKPGKKYWVLTYDGVTS from the coding sequence ATTATTATCAGAGAAGCGAGTAAAACAGACTATCCACTGTTAAGACAAATATATCTTGAATCACGTCGCAAAAGCTTTCACTGGGCGAATGCAGAAGAGATGGGATTAAATGATTTCGATCGGGATACCGTCGAAGAACATATCCTGTTAGCTGAGGAACATTCGCAAATTCTTGGATTTGCTTCCTTATATTTGCCTGATCGTTTTATTCATAATTTGTTTGTACACCCCGATTTTGCCGGCAAAGGGGTTGGCGCTCAGTTGCTCAAGAAGGCCATAGAGAAAATGGGTACGCCTGTAACTTTGAAATGTGTGTCCGAAAATCACAAAGCGATGAATTTTTATGAAAAATGCGGTTGGAGGAAAGTTGTTGAAGAAGGAAAGCCGGGGAAGAAGTATTGGGTTCTAACATATGACGGGGTGACAAGTTAA
- a CDS encoding DivIVA domain-containing protein, translating to MEEVLKRRLEKQKQLFKQLGIGMDAQHIHEKQFDYKLRGYDTEAVDRFLDEVVKDYERFYAHIADLMDKQKEHEEQIRSLKESGEQEWRQHFIERKQLEDVIEQLEFSVRQLSRLTKS from the coding sequence ATGGAAGAAGTTTTGAAAAGGCGGCTGGAAAAACAGAAGCAGCTGTTCAAGCAATTAGGCATAGGCATGGACGCTCAGCATATTCACGAAAAACAGTTTGATTATAAGCTGCGCGGTTATGATACCGAGGCGGTAGACCGGTTCCTTGACGAAGTCGTCAAGGATTATGAGCGTTTCTATGCACACATCGCGGACCTGATGGATAAACAAAAAGAGCATGAAGAGCAAATTCGATCTTTGAAGGAATCCGGAGAGCAGGAATGGCGTCAACATTTCATTGAGCGGAAGCAGCTTGAAGATGTCATTGAACAGCTCGAATTCAGTGTTCGCCAGTTGAGTCGATTAACGAAATCATAA
- a CDS encoding Crp/Fnr family transcriptional regulator: MQHYYRSLHNAAVQGGISPREWEWFVQLTTIRHIPSGFTIIQADEEVNHAYYCVQGLFRLYYALRDGKDFNVAFTLEDDYATSYGAMVTGSKSLFNIEALEDSVVIEIPYDTLKLLMDRSHMWERFIRKAVERLYIRKEEREKELLCLSALERYHAFLAKYPGLEHRIPQYHIASYIGVSPVSLSRLLHG; the protein is encoded by the coding sequence ATGCAGCATTATTATAGATCGCTTCACAATGCGGCTGTTCAAGGAGGCATCTCGCCCCGAGAGTGGGAATGGTTCGTGCAGCTGACTACGATCAGACATATCCCTAGCGGCTTCACTATCATTCAAGCTGATGAAGAAGTGAATCATGCCTATTATTGCGTGCAGGGATTATTTCGGCTGTACTATGCGCTGCGTGACGGAAAGGATTTCAACGTTGCCTTTACGTTGGAGGACGACTATGCCACATCCTATGGTGCAATGGTGACGGGCTCGAAATCACTATTCAACATCGAGGCATTGGAGGATTCTGTAGTTATTGAAATTCCCTATGACACGCTAAAGCTGCTTATGGATCGAAGCCACATGTGGGAAAGATTTATTAGAAAGGCCGTGGAACGGTTGTACATTCGCAAAGAAGAGCGGGAGAAGGAACTGTTATGCCTGTCGGCATTGGAACGGTACCATGCTTTTTTGGCAAAGTATCCCGGCTTGGAACACAGAATTCCCCAATATCATATTGCCTCTTATATCGGCGTCTCCCCCGTATCTCTCAGCCGCTTGCTTCATGGATAA
- a CDS encoding darcynin family protein, which produces MRQMMIVLLEFYPTWLALPREERRTFAGGLQEIISKYSPSVQVRFFDAEALPGKDFTDFVVCETEDLKQYHYMWEEIRDSEPYTKGYMKIKDVIMGIENAYQAYETEALQLPETEV; this is translated from the coding sequence ATGCGACAAATGATGATTGTATTATTGGAGTTCTACCCAACCTGGTTGGCGCTGCCGCGGGAGGAGCGAAGAACATTTGCGGGTGGCTTGCAAGAGATCATATCCAAGTACAGTCCATCTGTGCAAGTGAGGTTTTTTGATGCGGAAGCTCTGCCTGGCAAGGATTTTACTGATTTTGTAGTGTGCGAGACCGAGGACTTGAAGCAATATCACTATATGTGGGAGGAAATTCGGGATTCGGAGCCGTATACCAAAGGATATATGAAAATTAAAGACGTTATTATGGGCATAGAGAATGCGTATCAGGCCTATGAAACGGAAGCACTGCAACTGCCAGAGACGGAAGTCTGA
- a CDS encoding multidrug effflux MFS transporter — MTTNHKWNVAGLALLLGLFSTLGPFTIDMYLPAFPEIAENLNTSASLVQFSLTACLLGLAVGQLVMGPLSDAYGRRTPLLICMAAYIICSVACAYSPNIGLLILFRFTQGFSASAGIVISRAIARDLYSGHELTKFFSLLVLVGNLGPLAAPIAGSGVLSFTTWVGVFISLAILGIFLLAMTKWALKESNPLERRVAPNFKQQLRSYGQLLRDRKFVGYMLAQGIMTAGVFAYVAGTPFIYQNIYGVTPTVFAILFASNGISLMIGSQIVGRMSQRIPEQTLLLSGLWVALASSVAALVVTIVHGPLFALVIPLFCFVCSIGITSTAAFPLAMESQAKSAGSAAALLGVVPFLLGALVAPLVGVAGEDTAVPLGLTLLGTSIVAIITYFVLVKKVSQDAPQHAQSDLDF; from the coding sequence ATGACAACCAACCATAAATGGAATGTGGCTGGCCTGGCATTGCTGCTGGGTTTATTTTCGACGTTAGGCCCGTTTACCATCGATATGTATTTACCGGCATTTCCCGAGATTGCCGAAAATCTTAATACAAGCGCTTCTCTGGTTCAATTCAGTCTTACTGCCTGTTTATTGGGCCTGGCGGTGGGACAGCTTGTTATGGGTCCTTTGAGCGATGCTTATGGCAGACGTACACCGCTGCTGATTTGCATGGCTGCCTACATCATTTGTTCCGTAGCGTGCGCCTATTCCCCGAATATCGGGCTGTTGATTCTGTTTCGTTTTACTCAGGGATTTTCAGCTTCGGCTGGTATCGTCATTTCTCGCGCAATCGCTCGTGACTTGTACAGCGGACATGAACTCACCAAATTCTTTTCTTTGCTTGTGCTTGTAGGCAATCTGGGGCCGTTGGCTGCCCCGATCGCCGGCAGTGGAGTTCTTTCATTTACGACTTGGGTGGGCGTGTTTATTTCACTGGCTATTCTAGGCATTTTCTTATTAGCGATGACCAAATGGGCTTTGAAGGAGTCGAATCCACTCGAACGACGTGTGGCTCCCAACTTCAAACAACAGCTGCGTAGTTACGGGCAGCTTCTGCGTGATCGCAAGTTTGTCGGCTACATGCTGGCTCAAGGCATCATGACGGCCGGAGTCTTTGCCTATGTAGCGGGAACGCCTTTTATATATCAAAATATTTATGGCGTTACGCCCACTGTATTTGCCATATTATTCGCATCGAACGGCATCAGCTTGATGATCGGCTCGCAAATTGTGGGGCGGATGTCACAACGTATACCAGAGCAGACTTTGCTGCTATCCGGACTGTGGGTTGCCCTGGCGTCAAGCGTTGCCGCACTGGTCGTAACCATCGTTCATGGCCCGCTTTTCGCTTTGGTCATTCCATTGTTCTGCTTTGTGTGTTCGATTGGTATTACGTCAACTGCGGCATTCCCGCTGGCCATGGAAAGCCAAGCCAAAAGTGCCGGAAGCGCTGCAGCATTGCTTGGGGTCGTTCCCTTCCTGTTAGGTGCATTGGTCGCTCCTTTGGTTGGGGTGGCAGGCGAGGACACTGCGGTTCCGTTGGGTCTGACTTTATTGGGGACCAGTATTGTTGCAATCATCACTTATTTTGTACTCGTTAAAAAGGTTTCGCAGGATGCCCCTCAACATGCCCAGTCTGATCTTGATTTTTAG